A DNA window from Sulfitobacter noctilucicola contains the following coding sequences:
- a CDS encoding ABC transporter substrate-binding protein — protein MSRSLLDRRALFSTAAAAALLAATGVSAAAPKRGGRLRMALSGATRQDTWARGDGLFMQVARQGLVFDTLTEIAADGTLRGELATGWTSLDNARTWQFNLREGVTFHDGTPFTAQDVVASAKGYADAEVEVLGRHKVSFRLLRADPAFPMRLSDPAFYISAAHAVGSGIGTGLYKVASFDPGKRLLATRVTQHYKDGTAGWFDEVELTSIPSEPVRRQALAEYLVDAVDLTSVGGLTDQPDITFQPDHRAPVQAVSSEIGQPLRVSHLRPLDNLRAAERWWFA, from the coding sequence ATGAGCCGTTCTTTGCTCGATAGACGTGCGCTGTTTTCGACCGCTGCTGCTGCGGCATTGTTGGCCGCGACAGGTGTTTCGGCGGCCGCACCCAAGCGGGGCGGACGTCTGCGGATGGCGCTGTCCGGTGCCACACGACAAGACACATGGGCGCGCGGTGACGGGCTCTTCATGCAGGTTGCGCGACAGGGTCTCGTTTTTGACACGCTGACCGAAATCGCCGCAGACGGGACGCTGCGCGGAGAATTGGCCACCGGTTGGACGTCCCTTGATAACGCGCGAACCTGGCAATTCAATTTGCGGGAGGGTGTGACGTTCCATGACGGGACACCCTTCACTGCACAGGATGTTGTTGCCAGCGCCAAGGGGTATGCAGATGCGGAAGTTGAAGTCCTTGGCCGCCACAAGGTGTCCTTCAGGCTTCTTCGCGCCGATCCAGCATTCCCGATGCGTCTTTCTGATCCCGCATTTTACATCTCTGCCGCGCATGCGGTCGGTTCGGGAATCGGTACAGGTCTGTACAAAGTCGCAAGCTTTGACCCCGGCAAACGTTTGCTGGCGACACGTGTGACGCAACACTACAAAGATGGAACTGCCGGCTGGTTTGATGAAGTTGAACTGACTTCTATCCCGTCAGAGCCGGTGCGCAGGCAGGCCTTGGCTGAGTATTTGGTTGATGCGGTTGATCTGACCTCGGTCGGCGGCCTGACAGACCAGCCTGATATCACGTTCCAACCGGACCACCGTGCGCCTGTTCAAGCGGTTTCATCCGAGATTGGACAACCATTGCGCGTCAGCCACCTGCGTCCGCTTGATAACCTGCGGGCGGCTGAACGGTGGTGGTTCGCCTGA
- the pip gene encoding prolyl aminopeptidase has protein sequence MDKFPDQKRAVQYLYPPIDPFDQRMLAVGQGHQVYMEQCGNPDGIPVIVLHGGPGGGCSPSMRRYFDPAIYRIILFDQRGCGRSRPHASVKDNTTWHLVADIEMIRRELGIEQWIVFGGSWGATLSLIYAQTHPEAVRNLVLRGVFLMTQAELDWFYGGGAGKFWPEVWARFTSLIPEDEHDDLIKAYHRRLFSGDIPMEQRYGRAWAAWENALASIHSSGGSHEGPAEYARAFSRLENHYFTNAGFLEFDGQILAHMPRISHIPGVIVQGRYDMICPPSSAYALSENWLQGELKMVRNAGHALSEPGISAELVRAMDRIGAQG, from the coding sequence ATGGACAAGTTTCCCGACCAAAAACGCGCAGTACAGTATTTGTACCCGCCGATCGATCCTTTCGATCAGCGTATGCTTGCTGTGGGGCAGGGGCATCAGGTCTATATGGAACAGTGTGGAAACCCTGACGGCATTCCCGTTATCGTATTACATGGTGGCCCCGGTGGCGGGTGCAGCCCGTCGATGCGGCGGTACTTTGATCCCGCAATTTACCGGATAATCCTTTTCGATCAGCGCGGTTGCGGGCGTTCGCGGCCCCATGCATCGGTCAAGGATAACACGACGTGGCATCTGGTTGCTGACATCGAGATGATTCGCCGTGAACTGGGAATTGAGCAATGGATCGTCTTTGGCGGCTCATGGGGTGCGACACTTTCGCTGATCTATGCGCAGACCCATCCAGAGGCCGTGCGCAATCTGGTTCTGCGCGGCGTGTTCCTGATGACGCAAGCCGAGCTGGATTGGTTCTATGGTGGCGGTGCCGGCAAATTCTGGCCTGAAGTTTGGGCGCGATTCACATCGCTGATCCCCGAAGACGAACATGACGATTTGATCAAGGCCTATCACCGCAGGCTGTTTTCCGGCGACATACCTATGGAGCAGCGCTATGGCCGTGCGTGGGCTGCGTGGGAAAACGCGCTGGCGTCCATTCATTCGTCTGGAGGGTCGCACGAGGGACCGGCTGAATATGCGCGGGCGTTTTCACGCCTTGAGAATCACTATTTTACAAACGCCGGTTTTCTGGAGTTTGACGGACAAATCCTCGCACATATGCCGCGCATCTCTCATATTCCCGGTGTGATCGTACAGGGACGGTATGACATGATTTGCCCGCCCAGCAGTGCCTATGCCCTGTCGGAAAACTGGTTGCAGGGTGAGTTGAAGATGGTGCGTAACGCAGGGCATGCCCTGTCGGAGCCGGGCATATCAGCGGAACTGGTGCGGGCCATGGACAGGATCGGAGCGCAGGGATGA
- the ubiG gene encoding bifunctional 2-polyprenyl-6-hydroxyphenol methylase/3-demethylubiquinol 3-O-methyltransferase UbiG, with amino-acid sequence MPTAQTTVDDGEIAKFEAMAAEWWDLNGKFKPLHMLNPCRLDYITTQIAGEFDRDLKSDKPFAGLRILDIGCGGGLLAEPMARLGADVVGADAAAGNIPVAQIHAEQSGLEIDYRHTTAEAMAAAGEQFDVVLNMEVVEHVASPIDYLRACHDLLKPGGLHVCSTINRNPKSYVMAIVGAEQIMRWLPKGTHEWSKFITPDELFSLIAEAGMEPVDRKGFVFNPIAWSWKLSDRDLSVNYVTASLKPA; translated from the coding sequence ATGCCAACGGCACAAACAACGGTCGACGACGGTGAAATCGCAAAATTTGAGGCGATGGCGGCAGAGTGGTGGGATTTGAACGGCAAGTTCAAGCCGTTGCACATGCTAAATCCCTGTCGGCTGGACTATATCACCACCCAGATTGCCGGCGAATTCGACCGCGATCTGAAATCGGACAAACCTTTCGCAGGACTGCGTATTCTCGACATCGGGTGTGGTGGCGGTTTGCTGGCCGAACCGATGGCGCGGTTGGGTGCTGATGTTGTGGGCGCGGATGCCGCTGCCGGTAACATCCCTGTGGCGCAAATTCATGCTGAACAATCGGGATTAGAGATCGATTACCGCCACACCACCGCCGAAGCGATGGCCGCAGCAGGTGAGCAATTTGACGTGGTGCTGAATATGGAAGTGGTCGAACATGTCGCCTCGCCCATCGACTATCTGCGCGCATGCCACGATCTGCTCAAGCCCGGTGGGTTGCACGTATGCTCAACCATCAACCGCAATCCGAAGTCATATGTGATGGCGATTGTCGGTGCTGAACAAATCATGCGCTGGTTGCCCAAAGGAACGCACGAATGGTCCAAGTTCATCACGCCGGACGAGCTGTTTTCACTGATTGCCGAGGCGGGCATGGAGCCGGTAGACCGCAAGGGGTTTGTCTTTAACCCCATCGCGTGGTCATGGAAATTGTCAGATAGAGACCTGAGCGTGAACTACGTCACAGCCAGCCTCAAGCCAGCTTGA
- a CDS encoding MarR family winged helix-turn-helix transcriptional regulator codes for MSDDKNTLAIMLFSELLAADHSMRGRLTRVLPKGMEISHFSVLNHLAPKGTETSPARLAERFGVTRGAMTNTLTKLEWSGYVHIRPDWDDARRKMVSISPAGRHARDSAVAAITPMINQVVEDLGEDQARAALPILREIRIKLA; via the coding sequence ATGAGCGATGACAAGAATACTCTGGCGATCATGCTGTTCAGTGAATTGCTGGCGGCAGATCATTCAATGCGCGGACGGCTCACGCGGGTATTGCCCAAGGGTATGGAAATCTCTCATTTTTCTGTTCTCAACCATCTTGCCCCGAAGGGAACCGAGACTTCGCCTGCGCGACTGGCTGAGCGGTTCGGTGTCACGCGCGGCGCAATGACCAACACGCTGACCAAGCTCGAGTGGTCGGGATATGTTCATATCCGCCCCGACTGGGACGATGCCCGCCGCAAGATGGTTTCGATCAGTCCTGCGGGGCGTCACGCCCGCGACAGTGCGGTGGCTGCGATTACCCCGATGATTAATCAGGTGGTAGAGGACTTGGGCGAAGATCAGGCACGCGCGGCCCTGCCGATCCTGCGTGAGATCCGGATCAAGCTGGCTTGA
- a CDS encoding carbon-nitrogen hydrolase family protein: MQGAILQLNVSDDPAANLRETVGMLREAIAGGAELVLTPEVTNCISTSRTHQQDVLQFQDADITLAALREEAKSAGIWLLIGSLGLKTDDADGRFANRSLMISPKGEIVAAYDKIHMFDVQINEAETWRESDGYRPGDRAVFAQTDFAKIGMTVCYDVRFSHLYRALAKAGADILTVPAAFSPVTGAAHWHALLRARAIESGCFVIAPAQTGTHASARNKTRDTYGHSLVIDPWGEVILDAGTAPGVYKFDLDMEKVAEARGKVPSLANAREFSGP, translated from the coding sequence ATGCAAGGTGCCATCCTGCAGCTGAATGTAAGTGATGATCCTGCGGCAAACCTGCGCGAAACGGTAGGGATGCTGCGGGAGGCCATCGCGGGCGGCGCGGAGTTAGTGCTGACGCCCGAGGTAACCAACTGCATTTCGACCAGCCGGACACACCAGCAGGATGTGCTCCAGTTTCAGGACGCCGACATCACCCTCGCTGCGTTGCGTGAAGAGGCGAAATCTGCCGGTATCTGGCTTTTGATCGGCTCGCTAGGGCTCAAGACTGATGACGCGGACGGGCGTTTCGCGAACCGGTCCCTTATGATTAGCCCAAAAGGCGAGATTGTCGCAGCCTATGACAAGATCCATATGTTCGACGTGCAAATCAACGAGGCCGAGACATGGCGCGAATCGGATGGCTATCGGCCGGGCGATCGGGCCGTTTTCGCCCAGACCGATTTTGCAAAGATTGGCATGACAGTCTGTTACGACGTCCGGTTTTCCCATCTGTACCGCGCTTTGGCAAAGGCCGGCGCTGATATTTTGACGGTCCCTGCTGCTTTCTCTCCCGTGACAGGGGCCGCGCACTGGCACGCTTTGCTTCGTGCGCGGGCGATTGAATCAGGGTGCTTCGTCATCGCACCTGCCCAAACCGGTACGCATGCAAGTGCCAGAAACAAAACGCGTGACACGTATGGTCATTCTCTGGTCATTGATCCGTGGGGCGAGGTGATCCTCGACGCGGGGACGGCACCGGGCGTTTACAAGTTTGATCTGGATATGGAAAAAGTGGCGGAGGCGCGTGGTAAGGTCCCGAGCCTTGCAAACGCACGAGAGTTTTCCGGCCCCTGA
- the grxC gene encoding glutaredoxin 3, with protein MKPVEIYTSPLCGFCHAAKRLLTKKGVTFSEVDIWAEPDRKAEMMQRANGGRTVPQIFIGDTHVGGSDDLHALERDGKLDALLAA; from the coding sequence ATGAAACCTGTCGAAATTTATACATCCCCGCTTTGCGGTTTTTGCCACGCTGCCAAACGTCTGCTGACCAAAAAAGGCGTCACCTTTTCCGAAGTGGACATCTGGGCCGAGCCTGATCGCAAAGCCGAGATGATGCAGCGTGCCAATGGTGGCCGCACAGTGCCGCAAATCTTTATTGGTGATACCCACGTCGGTGGCTCTGATGATCTGCATGCGCTGGAACGTGATGGCAAGCTTGATGCATTGCTGGCAGCATGA
- a CDS encoding ComF family protein, whose protein sequence is MALLSGLQTGLDAIYPARCLACGGIVDGDFGLCGPCWRDTSFIGGTVCDACGVPLPGVEGADTPHCDACMQMPPPWVRGRAAMLYRDTGRKLVLALKHGDRQEIAHPAGLWLSNAIQDVLTRNTLIAPVPLHWHRMIKRRYNQSALLARALSRRVDRPWCPDLLQRFRRTRSLDGLSRVERIQTVQGAIRVHPRRRHRLIGRPVLLVDDVMTSGATLSACTQACLDAGSGPVCVVTLARVAKDA, encoded by the coding sequence ATGGCGTTACTGAGCGGACTTCAAACAGGGTTAGACGCAATTTATCCTGCGCGTTGTTTGGCATGTGGCGGGATAGTTGACGGCGATTTCGGGCTATGTGGCCCCTGCTGGCGTGATACTTCTTTCATCGGTGGTACGGTTTGTGACGCCTGTGGTGTGCCGCTTCCGGGCGTGGAAGGGGCCGATACACCACATTGTGATGCCTGCATGCAGATGCCGCCCCCATGGGTGCGCGGGCGCGCGGCGATGCTGTACCGTGATACCGGCCGCAAGTTGGTGCTGGCGCTGAAACACGGCGACAGACAAGAAATAGCGCACCCTGCGGGTCTATGGCTTTCCAATGCGATCCAAGACGTGCTGACCCGGAACACACTGATCGCGCCTGTGCCGCTCCATTGGCACCGCATGATAAAAAGGCGATATAATCAATCAGCGCTGCTTGCTCGCGCGCTTTCCCGTCGGGTGGATCGACCGTGGTGCCCCGACCTGTTGCAGCGTTTCCGGCGTACAAGATCACTAGACGGTTTATCACGGGTTGAGCGGATTCAGACCGTACAAGGCGCGATACGTGTGCATCCGCGCAGACGTCACCGGTTGATCGGGCGGCCCGTGCTTTTGGTTGATGATGTGATGACGTCGGGGGCAACACTTTCGGCCTGCACACAGGCTTGTCTTGATGCCGGATCAGGGCCTGTTTGTGTGGTAACACTGGCGCGGGTGGCCAAAGACGCCTAA
- a CDS encoding methyltransferase domain-containing protein, translating to MTQQPLMTDSTALARHRARIKADALFLQETAADEIEDRMAMVNKPFKSIALVTGFPEFWSARFPKAVMIADTDTLSVEPQTHDLVIHAMSLHWANDPVGQLIQCRRALKPDGLFLSVAFGGETLTELRACLGQAESEVTGGLSPRVAPMADLRDMGGLLQRAGFALPVADQISQTVEYGDAYALMRDLRAMGENNALAGRLRKPTRRAVLHRAATLYRDAFSTAAGRISATFELTFLAGWAPSDSQPKPLRPGSAQSRLADALNAHETKLPD from the coding sequence ATGACCCAGCAACCACTCATGACCGACTCCACTGCCCTTGCACGGCACCGCGCACGCATAAAGGCAGATGCGCTTTTCCTGCAAGAAACCGCCGCCGATGAGATCGAAGATCGTATGGCCATGGTTAACAAGCCGTTTAAATCCATTGCGCTTGTTACAGGTTTCCCCGAATTCTGGTCTGCGCGTTTTCCGAAGGCGGTCATGATTGCTGATACTGACACCCTGTCGGTTGAGCCGCAGACGCATGATCTGGTTATTCACGCCATGTCCTTGCACTGGGCAAACGATCCGGTCGGGCAACTGATCCAGTGCAGGCGCGCGTTGAAACCCGATGGCCTTTTCTTGAGCGTCGCTTTCGGTGGAGAGACACTGACAGAACTGCGGGCCTGTCTGGGGCAGGCCGAAAGTGAAGTAACCGGCGGTCTGTCGCCGCGCGTGGCCCCGATGGCAGATCTGCGGGATATGGGCGGTTTGCTCCAACGTGCAGGCTTTGCGCTGCCGGTAGCAGATCAGATTAGCCAGACCGTCGAATACGGCGATGCCTATGCGCTGATGCGTGATCTGCGGGCGATGGGAGAGAACAACGCGCTGGCCGGAAGACTGCGTAAACCGACCCGCCGTGCAGTGCTGCACCGGGCCGCAACGCTGTACCGCGATGCCTTTTCGACAGCAGCGGGCAGGATCAGCGCCACCTTCGAACTTACTTTCCTTGCCGGTTGGGCACCGTCTGACAGCCAGCCAAAACCCCTGCGCCCCGGATCAGCGCAAAGCAGGCTAGCAGATGCGCTTAACGCACATGAGACAAAGTTACCCGATTGA
- the hemH gene encoding ferrochelatase — MQAARPVHANDDHPAVPKQRVGVLVANLGTPDNYDYWSMRRYLGEFLSDRRVIDYSPWLWQPLLQLIILTKRPFTSGAAYKSIWNEEAGESPLMTITKAQTAKITAEMKKRYGDDVMVDFCMRYGNPSTKSKVEAMTAAGCTKILFFPLYPHYAGATSATACDAFFAALGKEKWQPIARVVEPYFDRPDYIEALAQSIERAYEKAEKRPDILICSYHGVPIRYLMEGDPYHCQCQKTTRLLKERLGWKDTEIMTTFQSKFGPEEWLQPYTVEEVARQAEAGKKNIAVCAPAFSADCIETLEEINEEIKESFEEAGGEEFMYIPCLNDDPAHIEALSNVISENLKGWLD, encoded by the coding sequence ATGCAAGCCGCGCGCCCTGTTCACGCCAATGACGATCACCCTGCCGTTCCCAAACAGCGGGTTGGCGTGCTTGTCGCGAACCTTGGAACGCCGGATAACTACGACTATTGGTCCATGCGCCGCTATTTGGGTGAATTCCTGTCCGACCGCCGCGTCATCGATTATTCTCCGTGGCTGTGGCAGCCATTGTTGCAGCTGATTATCCTGACGAAACGGCCCTTCACATCCGGCGCTGCGTACAAGTCCATCTGGAACGAGGAAGCGGGTGAAAGTCCGTTGATGACGATCACCAAGGCGCAGACTGCCAAGATTACTGCTGAAATGAAGAAGCGCTATGGCGATGATGTCATGGTCGATTTTTGCATGCGCTACGGCAATCCTTCGACCAAATCCAAGGTCGAAGCGATGACAGCGGCGGGATGCACGAAAATCCTGTTCTTCCCGCTTTACCCCCACTACGCCGGGGCCACATCAGCCACCGCATGCGACGCGTTCTTTGCGGCATTGGGCAAGGAAAAATGGCAACCGATCGCGCGCGTGGTCGAGCCCTATTTTGATCGCCCCGATTATATCGAAGCCTTGGCGCAATCAATTGAGCGTGCGTATGAAAAGGCCGAGAAGCGGCCGGATATCTTGATTTGTTCCTACCACGGTGTTCCGATCCGGTACCTTATGGAGGGCGATCCCTATCATTGCCAATGTCAGAAAACCACGCGCCTGCTGAAAGAACGGTTGGGGTGGAAAGACACAGAGATCATGACCACGTTCCAATCGAAATTCGGACCGGAAGAATGGTTGCAGCCCTATACTGTAGAAGAAGTTGCGCGTCAGGCCGAGGCGGGCAAAAAGAACATCGCGGTTTGTGCGCCTGCTTTTTCAGCGGACTGTATTGAGACCCTCGAAGAGATTAACGAAGAAATCAAAGAGAGCTTTGAAGAAGCTGGCGGCGAGGAATTTATGTACATTCCCTGTCTCAATGACGATCCGGCACATATTGAAGCTCTTTCGAACGTTATCTCGGAAAACCTCAAGGGATGGTTGGACTAA
- a CDS encoding L,D-transpeptidase → MSDTRKNSTSRRSFLAGSAAMLAAPAFAQNTSSVNSASTTQTERDLTEVVRRNISSFRTLDWQPYFDNTRGGAILVDIDSRAVHYWSEDQSIYKLYPSSVPLTDDLTRRGRTKVILKDPEPSWRPTPSMLKRNPEWPPFIGPGPDNPLGTRSLHLSWTYYRIHGTHDTRKIGRKSSNGCIGLYNEHIEELYEMAKVGTQVLLI, encoded by the coding sequence ATGTCTGATACGCGCAAAAATTCCACAAGCCGCCGGAGTTTTCTTGCCGGCAGCGCCGCAATGTTGGCAGCGCCCGCATTTGCGCAGAACACGTCTTCGGTCAACTCCGCCTCGACAACACAGACGGAGCGGGACCTGACAGAAGTGGTTCGTCGCAACATTTCCAGCTTTAGAACGTTGGATTGGCAGCCGTATTTCGACAATACGCGCGGTGGTGCGATCCTTGTCGATATCGACAGCCGCGCTGTGCATTACTGGTCCGAGGACCAGAGCATTTACAAGCTTTACCCGTCCAGTGTGCCGCTGACCGACGATCTGACGCGTCGTGGGCGGACCAAAGTTATTCTGAAGGATCCAGAGCCGTCTTGGCGTCCGACGCCGTCAATGCTCAAGCGAAACCCGGAATGGCCGCCGTTCATCGGACCGGGCCCTGACAACCCGCTTGGAACGCGGTCACTGCACCTGAGCTGGACCTATTATCGCATCCACGGAACCCACGACACACGCAAGATCGGACGCAAGTCATCCAACGGATGTATCGGCCTCTATAATGAGCATATTGAAGAGCTGTACGAGATGGCGAAAGTCGGAACACAGGTGTTGCTAATTTGA
- a CDS encoding CAP domain-containing protein produces MIRLIPLLLTAALALSACVSSTPQLGSDGKPLPKAYRISNSDTGKIQFRMLDSVNALRQAAGRPPVALNPQLNAAAATHARDMSVQNRPWHFGSDGSSPIDRIQRVGYAGKLVGETISETYESELETLAAWMDQPDTRRVIMAGEARNMGFAWFQEKGGKIWWTLVMGE; encoded by the coding sequence ATGATCCGCTTAATCCCTCTCTTGTTGACCGCTGCACTTGCGCTCTCTGCCTGTGTGTCCTCGACCCCGCAACTTGGATCAGATGGTAAGCCTCTGCCCAAAGCCTACCGGATCAGCAACTCCGATACCGGCAAAATCCAGTTTCGTATGCTTGATTCGGTCAACGCGCTTAGGCAGGCGGCAGGGCGCCCGCCGGTTGCTCTGAACCCGCAACTGAATGCTGCCGCCGCAACCCATGCACGCGACATGTCGGTGCAGAACCGTCCCTGGCACTTCGGTTCGGACGGATCATCACCAATCGACCGCATTCAGCGCGTTGGGTACGCAGGCAAGCTTGTCGGTGAAACGATTTCCGAAACTTACGAATCCGAGCTTGAAACACTCGCGGCCTGGATGGACCAACCTGACACCCGTCGCGTGATAATGGCAGGTGAAGCCCGGAACATGGGTTTTGCATGGTTTCAGGAAAAAGGCGGCAAAATCTGGTGGACGCTGGTAATGGGCGAATAG
- a CDS encoding L,D-transpeptidase family protein has protein sequence MKRRTLILGGTALVALGACGNSKFKSYNGPEVTYVVVNKGARKMMLLHHDRVLKDYRIKLGFAPAGHKEIEGDGRTPEGIYLIDRRNPNSRFHLSLGISYPNARDRQRAHEMGKSPGGDIFIHGQQNPLKKDKGDWTWGCISVTNKQMEDIYAMVGDGTPIQINP, from the coding sequence ATGAAACGCAGAACTCTTATTCTTGGTGGCACCGCGCTTGTCGCGCTGGGCGCTTGTGGAAACAGCAAATTCAAAAGCTATAACGGGCCCGAGGTGACGTATGTCGTCGTCAATAAAGGTGCCCGCAAGATGATGCTGCTGCATCATGACCGCGTACTGAAAGATTACCGGATCAAGTTGGGCTTTGCCCCCGCAGGTCACAAAGAAATCGAAGGGGATGGCCGGACACCCGAAGGGATCTATTTGATCGACCGGCGCAATCCCAATAGCCGCTTTCACCTGTCGCTTGGTATCTCGTATCCAAACGCCCGCGACCGGCAGCGCGCCCACGAGATGGGCAAGTCGCCCGGCGGCGACATCTTTATTCACGGCCAGCAGAATCCTCTTAAGAAAGATAAGGGTGACTGGACGTGGGGCTGTATCTCTGTGACCAACAAGCAGATGGAAGACATCTATGCGATGGTCGGGGATGGAACACCTATCCAGATCAATCCTTGA
- a CDS encoding class I SAM-dependent RNA methyltransferase → MSEHKIIRLGHHGDGIAHGPVFAPITLPGEVVTGAVDGQTLKEVRIVTPSDDRVAAPCRHFKSCGGCTLQHASDEFVADWKIGIVRSALEAHGIDTDFRPIVTSPPKSRRRATFAAKRTKKGAMAGFYGRGSDVVIEIPDCQLLLPQLMQGLDVAKELALIGTSRKAALAVTVSVAANGLDVAVTQGKPLDGPLRQGLAELCERLLLARLSWDDEIIGMRKPPVQRFGTAEVLPPPGAFLQATSHGEASLLACVREVVGEAKHVADLFAGCGTFALPLSEKSQVIAVESEPAMIKALDQGWRMAKGLKPLTAVARDLYRRPLLPDEMRALDVVVLDPPRAGAERQVAEIAKSRVPRVAYVSCNSVSFARDAQTLTEAGYTLDWVQVVDQFRWSAHVELAACFSISTERPPELSLTSF, encoded by the coding sequence ATGAGCGAACACAAAATCATCAGACTGGGGCATCATGGCGACGGGATCGCACATGGTCCCGTTTTTGCACCGATCACATTGCCGGGTGAGGTCGTGACAGGTGCGGTTGACGGACAGACGTTGAAGGAGGTGCGGATTGTAACACCGTCCGACGACCGCGTTGCCGCCCCCTGCCGCCATTTCAAATCCTGCGGTGGATGTACCCTGCAACATGCCAGCGATGAGTTTGTAGCAGACTGGAAGATCGGGATTGTTCGGTCGGCGCTGGAAGCACACGGGATAGACACTGATTTCAGGCCAATCGTGACGTCACCGCCAAAGTCGCGCAGACGGGCGACCTTTGCTGCAAAGCGCACGAAAAAGGGCGCGATGGCGGGCTTTTACGGTCGTGGCTCTGATGTCGTTATTGAAATACCGGATTGCCAGCTTTTGCTGCCCCAGTTGATGCAGGGATTGGATGTTGCCAAAGAGCTCGCGCTGATTGGTACCAGCCGCAAAGCTGCCTTGGCCGTAACCGTTTCGGTTGCTGCAAATGGCCTGGACGTGGCCGTGACGCAGGGAAAGCCGTTGGATGGACCTTTGCGTCAGGGGCTTGCCGAGCTTTGCGAACGCCTTCTGTTGGCCCGGCTGAGTTGGGATGATGAAATTATCGGGATGCGCAAGCCACCGGTACAGCGTTTTGGCACCGCGGAAGTTCTGCCGCCCCCCGGTGCGTTTCTTCAAGCGACGTCGCATGGAGAGGCATCCTTGCTGGCGTGTGTGCGTGAGGTGGTCGGGGAAGCCAAGCATGTTGCCGACCTTTTCGCAGGGTGCGGCACCTTCGCACTGCCATTGTCAGAGAAATCTCAGGTTATTGCGGTCGAAAGCGAGCCTGCCATGATAAAGGCTTTGGATCAGGGCTGGCGCATGGCAAAGGGGCTAAAGCCGCTGACGGCAGTTGCACGTGATCTGTATCGCCGTCCGCTGCTTCCGGACGAGATGCGGGCGCTGGACGTGGTGGTGCTTGATCCTCCTCGTGCCGGGGCGGAGCGGCAGGTGGCAGAGATTGCCAAGTCCCGCGTGCCGCGTGTGGCCTATGTTTCCTGTAACTCCGTCAGCTTCGCGCGCGATGCGCAGACGCTTACAGAAGCGGGATATACGCTCGATTGGGTTCAGGTCGTGGATCAATTCCGCTGGTCCGCCCACGTAGAGCTGGCGGCCTGTTTCAGTATTTCAACTGAACGCCCCCCGGAATTGAGCCTCACGTCTTTTTGA